In Nocardioides sp. zg-1228, a single window of DNA contains:
- a CDS encoding PKD domain-containing protein, whose translation MHQRSRQLVVSLLALVTGLALALGLTAPVMAAVPDPVAPPAAAERGDGSPAPGKGAKDAGARAPAATRAAGAAAPDLTKFQKVVLGQGTGLGEVMELTVAPDGRVFFITRAGDISMYDPADGSIEIIMNNPSLGVWSGLEDGGLGITLDPAFADNGWVYVYYAPLPASLTANRLSRLTVETDEDGETFIDKSSEKVILEVGTQRNVCCHSAGSLQFGDGGVLHLATGDNTSSSDNDGYSPHDERPGRSDYDAQKSSANTNDLRGKILRVVPRDDDAGDVDPTPGDGVSYDIPDGNLFGEGGAYPSALYPDADPARTRPEIYVMGLRNPYRLGVDPDTDALYWGEVGPDSRVNSPNRGPRHFEEFNRTEVAMNGGWPYCGGEVGPDLTKMDFGGAYVDWDFVANRYRTNPDGSPKRFPCDDPDAMTGVNDSPNSTGLQTLPPMTDAWIPYSDVGPYKYAAVQGATPTGGQVYRQSQNTAAKDTAFPADYEGSYFMSEMSRGWIKEVRMDAAGNITAINDFMDGFVAPGDLEFGPDGSMYVLEYGTGFFSGSPQTKLVRIDYAINGSAPVARAGADVTEGPAPLAVQFTSAGTSDPDGDAVTYAWDLDGDGDTDSTDASPSRTYDTPGDYTVLLTVTDSTGKSATSQVVINVGNTAPKVTIELPADGGFYASGDDIPFVVDVQDAEETVDCSEVVVQEGLGHDIHVHPNLSVTGCEGTIRTAASGDHGPDANTYGVLIATYRDGGANDGANAPLQGSDTVILQPKLRQAEHATNRQGVGYTGYDDKSGTRPGGGGLITGMGNGDWVMFDPMSLVNMTDVSIRYSGGPQAGATIAVRAGAANGPVVATVPLAGGTEGQYFYKTVSARITARDADPGGRPLYFVYSGNGEMNFDEFSVAGKGVAGNTSPVIASATATPADGLAPLEVEFAAEASDPDGDAITYAWDFGVEGTDDDTATTPTASWTYPETGTYTATLTVEDATGKSTSRAVEVIVRQPCASAPTADDGYELLFDGTDASAWKQAGPGGFTVEDCALTSRGGLGLFWYSERTFDDYVLKVQFKLSDDGDNSGVFTRFPDPGTDPWVAVDEGHEIQIKEGQPGDEPQKTGSVYNFDREDARNAKPVGEWNDYEIRVEGQTYTMTLNGQVVNEYTSDGSRGTEGYVGLQNHGDADEVSFRNIQIRELDVEEPFVNTLTAEPVRGAAPLEVDFTAEGIDRQGDAITYEWDFGDGSDPVTGAGEVSHTYTEGGTFTAEVTPVDADGNRGLTRTTEEITVLVDPVATATATPRCGVLPLEVDFDASATDPQDQSVTWRWDFGVDGTDDDTSTEQSPTYTYTEAGEYTATVTATDPDGNTGTSSVRIEVLADGECRPVADLSELFNNDGISTDANPGDGNFDGGGWTFAAELLPQAVQEDGGPVRLNGVDYDFGSPADGRLNNVEADGQVITLPTGTYDQLSVLATAHNGDVQKDATLAYNDGTTVQVPLRFTDWAVAPKFGEEIAIDMPYRHNGGGDTSPRVMIFTQPIPLAAGKQPDTLTLPVDPKLHVFAVSGMRSEEPAPPCEQPERSDEFNDTDLLDNCHWTVRRPDETAYDVSDGALHLTARPGEYNDTPNIITQAAPEGPWTATTKLTWDPLDAGQQAGLVVAGSGGSGFAKLTFVDKGSDREWIEFLRSSSPSNSDFDFSGNWNTGGGSFDGPFLPTSFPTTFWLRFTSDGAQLRGWYSTDGEQFTEVGDPRALAGISNPRVGVMALTGGAAGGPVADFDFFRWSGVQEGEDPTVTATAEPTSGTAPLDVDFRAEGTDPEGGDLTYTWDFGVAGTQDDTATGADASWTYTDPGTYTATVTVTDPDGQTGEDTVEVVVEEPAGGDVFVVDAVDTATDNQWVAEQTGTSTVTVEVGDTVEWQFDRATMGHDLTSRDTADTWSPPLQEYRDANGAPVRYTFTRPGTYEYWCSIHGATMRGTVVVEEPAEDNEPPTAEPFVSPRTGPAPLYVHFEARASDADGDALTYLWDFGQSDQPSDQSTQSHAHVTYADPGRYVATLTVSDGKGGTYEEEFEISVTGEAPRVSVSATPTSGRAPLPVAFTINAIDDQGGPLTYTWDWGDGTTYTGPKPPLNHVYTASGSYTATLTVTDPDGNEGSDSVEISVDALPDVEASATPARGSAPLEVDFATAVTTGGELTAFADGTTTYPELSGTASMVRSRDTTVTTLDVTGLKPSAAHMVHVHEQSCADGNGGAHFRFDTDLPFSEDNEIWLPFTSDAEGASGEVVVTSDQRADSDAVAIVIHDPDNPARRIGCVDLDPSTAGLTYAWDFGDGAKAEGPDPTHTYATPGTYRATVTVGSADGTDTVTDTVEIVVTGDGPPPPGDTTPPDTTITSGPKGHGRGRAATFAFVSTEPGSRFECSLDGGAWAACSSPKTFTRLGQGEHELKVRATDAAGNTDASPAVRTWTVDRGKPKVTVVSGSEPTRDRTPTVRARISDRHDQLRASDVTVRFGGRSAADVRVTRKGLLIATSRTLAPGRHRVVLVVRDEAGNKRVVRWWLRVLR comes from the coding sequence ATGCACCAGCGGTCTCGTCAGCTCGTCGTCTCGTTGCTCGCCCTGGTGACCGGCCTGGCGCTGGCCCTCGGCCTCACCGCCCCGGTCATGGCCGCGGTGCCCGACCCGGTCGCGCCACCGGCCGCCGCCGAGCGCGGGGACGGCTCCCCCGCCCCCGGCAAGGGGGCGAAGGACGCGGGCGCCCGCGCGCCGGCGGCGACGAGGGCGGCGGGCGCTGCCGCTCCCGACCTGACGAAGTTCCAGAAGGTCGTCCTCGGCCAGGGCACCGGCCTCGGCGAGGTCATGGAGCTGACCGTCGCGCCGGACGGTCGGGTCTTCTTCATCACCCGCGCCGGCGACATCTCGATGTACGACCCGGCCGACGGCAGCATCGAGATCATCATGAACAACCCCAGCCTCGGGGTGTGGAGCGGCCTCGAGGACGGCGGGCTGGGCATCACGCTCGACCCCGCCTTCGCCGACAACGGCTGGGTCTACGTCTACTACGCCCCGCTGCCCGCCTCGCTCACCGCCAACCGGCTCTCCCGCCTGACGGTCGAGACCGACGAGGACGGCGAGACGTTCATCGACAAGTCGTCGGAGAAGGTCATCCTCGAGGTCGGCACCCAGCGCAACGTGTGCTGCCACTCCGCCGGCTCGCTGCAGTTCGGCGACGGCGGCGTGCTCCACCTCGCGACCGGTGACAACACCTCCTCCTCCGACAACGACGGCTACTCCCCCCACGACGAACGGCCCGGGCGCTCCGACTACGACGCGCAGAAGTCCTCGGCCAACACCAACGACCTGCGCGGCAAGATCCTGCGGGTCGTCCCCCGCGACGACGACGCGGGCGACGTCGACCCGACCCCCGGTGACGGCGTCTCCTACGACATCCCCGACGGCAACCTGTTCGGCGAGGGCGGCGCCTACCCGTCCGCGCTCTACCCCGACGCCGACCCGGCCCGCACCCGCCCCGAGATCTACGTGATGGGCCTGCGCAACCCCTACCGCCTCGGCGTCGACCCCGACACCGACGCGCTCTACTGGGGCGAGGTCGGTCCGGACTCGCGGGTCAACAGCCCCAACCGCGGCCCGCGCCACTTCGAGGAGTTCAACCGCACCGAGGTCGCGATGAACGGCGGCTGGCCCTACTGTGGCGGCGAGGTCGGCCCCGACCTGACCAAGATGGACTTCGGCGGCGCGTACGTCGACTGGGACTTCGTGGCCAACCGCTACCGCACCAACCCCGACGGCAGCCCCAAGCGCTTCCCCTGCGACGACCCCGACGCGATGACGGGCGTCAACGACTCGCCCAACAGCACCGGCCTGCAGACCCTGCCCCCGATGACCGACGCGTGGATCCCCTACTCCGACGTGGGTCCCTACAAGTACGCCGCCGTCCAGGGCGCCACCCCGACGGGCGGCCAGGTCTACCGGCAGTCGCAGAACACCGCGGCCAAGGACACCGCCTTCCCTGCCGACTACGAGGGCTCCTACTTCATGTCGGAGATGAGCCGCGGCTGGATCAAGGAGGTCCGGATGGACGCCGCGGGCAACATCACCGCCATCAACGACTTCATGGACGGGTTTGTCGCCCCCGGTGACCTCGAGTTCGGCCCCGACGGCTCGATGTACGTCCTCGAGTACGGCACCGGCTTCTTCTCCGGCTCCCCCCAGACCAAGCTCGTCCGCATCGACTACGCCATCAACGGCTCCGCCCCGGTGGCGCGCGCCGGCGCCGACGTGACCGAGGGGCCGGCGCCGCTGGCCGTCCAGTTCACCAGCGCGGGCACGAGCGACCCCGACGGTGACGCCGTCACCTACGCCTGGGACCTCGACGGGGACGGCGACACCGACTCGACCGACGCCTCCCCCTCCCGCACCTACGACACCCCCGGCGACTACACGGTGCTGCTCACCGTGACCGACTCGACCGGCAAGTCCGCCACGTCGCAGGTCGTGATCAACGTCGGCAACACCGCGCCGAAGGTGACGATCGAGCTGCCCGCCGACGGCGGGTTCTACGCCTCCGGCGACGACATCCCGTTCGTCGTCGACGTGCAGGACGCCGAGGAGACGGTCGACTGCAGCGAGGTCGTGGTGCAGGAGGGCCTCGGCCACGACATCCACGTCCACCCCAACCTGTCGGTCACCGGCTGCGAGGGCACGATCCGCACGGCCGCCTCGGGCGACCACGGCCCGGACGCCAACACCTACGGCGTCCTCATCGCCACCTACCGCGACGGCGGCGCCAACGACGGCGCCAACGCGCCGCTGCAGGGCAGCGACACGGTCATCCTCCAGCCCAAGCTGCGCCAGGCCGAGCACGCGACCAACCGTCAGGGCGTCGGCTACACCGGCTACGACGACAAGTCCGGCACCCGACCCGGCGGCGGCGGCCTGATCACGGGCATGGGCAACGGCGACTGGGTGATGTTCGACCCGATGAGCCTGGTCAACATGACCGACGTGTCGATCCGCTACTCCGGCGGACCGCAGGCCGGCGCCACCATCGCGGTGCGTGCGGGCGCGGCCAACGGTCCCGTCGTGGCCACCGTGCCGCTCGCCGGGGGCACCGAGGGCCAGTACTTCTACAAGACCGTCAGCGCGCGCATCACCGCCCGAGACGCCGACCCGGGCGGGCGTCCGCTCTACTTCGTCTACTCCGGCAACGGCGAGATGAACTTCGACGAGTTCTCCGTCGCCGGCAAGGGCGTCGCGGGCAACACCTCCCCCGTCATCGCCTCCGCCACCGCGACGCCCGCCGACGGACTCGCGCCGCTCGAGGTGGAGTTCGCGGCCGAGGCCAGCGACCCCGACGGCGACGCCATCACCTACGCATGGGACTTCGGCGTCGAGGGCACCGACGACGACACCGCCACCACGCCCACCGCGTCGTGGACCTACCCCGAGACCGGCACCTACACCGCGACCCTGACCGTCGAGGACGCGACCGGCAAGTCCACCAGCCGTGCCGTCGAGGTCATCGTGCGGCAGCCCTGCGCCAGTGCGCCCACCGCGGACGACGGCTACGAGCTGCTCTTCGACGGCACCGACGCGTCGGCATGGAAGCAGGCCGGTCCCGGCGGCTTCACCGTGGAGGACTGCGCGCTCACCAGCCGCGGCGGCCTCGGCCTGTTCTGGTACTCCGAGCGCACCTTCGACGACTACGTGCTCAAGGTGCAGTTCAAGCTGTCCGACGACGGTGACAACTCCGGCGTCTTCACCCGCTTCCCCGACCCGGGCACCGACCCGTGGGTGGCCGTCGACGAGGGTCACGAGATCCAGATCAAGGAGGGCCAGCCGGGCGACGAGCCGCAGAAGACCGGCTCGGTCTACAACTTCGACCGCGAGGACGCGCGCAACGCCAAGCCGGTCGGCGAGTGGAACGACTACGAGATCCGGGTCGAGGGCCAGACCTACACGATGACGCTCAATGGCCAGGTGGTGAACGAGTACACCTCCGACGGCTCGCGCGGCACCGAGGGCTACGTCGGCCTGCAGAACCACGGCGACGCCGACGAGGTGAGCTTCCGCAACATCCAGATCCGGGAGCTCGACGTCGAGGAGCCGTTCGTCAACACGCTCACCGCGGAGCCCGTGCGCGGCGCCGCACCGCTCGAGGTCGACTTCACCGCCGAGGGCATCGACCGCCAGGGCGACGCGATCACCTACGAGTGGGACTTCGGCGACGGCTCCGACCCGGTCACCGGCGCGGGCGAGGTCTCGCACACCTACACCGAGGGCGGCACCTTCACCGCCGAGGTGACCCCCGTCGACGCCGACGGCAACCGCGGCCTGACCCGCACCACCGAGGAGATCACCGTCCTGGTCGACCCGGTCGCCACGGCGACCGCGACCCCGCGCTGCGGCGTGCTCCCCCTCGAGGTCGACTTCGACGCCTCGGCCACCGACCCGCAGGACCAGTCCGTCACCTGGCGCTGGGACTTCGGGGTCGACGGCACCGACGACGACACCTCCACCGAGCAGTCGCCCACCTACACCTACACGGAGGCGGGCGAGTACACCGCCACGGTCACCGCCACCGACCCCGACGGCAACACCGGCACGAGCTCGGTGCGCATCGAGGTGCTCGCCGACGGCGAGTGCCGCCCGGTGGCCGACCTGTCCGAGCTGTTCAACAACGACGGCATCTCCACCGACGCCAACCCCGGCGACGGCAACTTCGACGGCGGCGGGTGGACCTTCGCCGCCGAGCTCCTCCCCCAGGCCGTGCAGGAGGACGGCGGCCCGGTGCGGCTCAACGGCGTGGACTACGACTTCGGCAGCCCCGCCGACGGGAGGCTCAACAACGTCGAGGCCGACGGCCAGGTCATCACCCTGCCCACCGGCACCTACGACCAGCTCAGCGTCCTGGCCACCGCCCACAACGGCGACGTGCAGAAGGACGCCACCCTCGCCTACAACGACGGCACGACCGTCCAGGTGCCGCTGCGGTTCACCGACTGGGCGGTGGCGCCCAAGTTCGGCGAGGAGATCGCCATCGACATGCCCTACCGCCACAACGGGGGCGGCGACACCTCGCCGCGGGTCATGATCTTCACCCAGCCGATCCCGCTCGCGGCCGGCAAGCAGCCCGACACCCTGACCCTGCCGGTCGACCCGAAGCTTCACGTCTTCGCGGTCTCCGGCATGCGGTCGGAGGAGCCGGCGCCGCCGTGCGAGCAGCCCGAGCGCTCCGACGAGTTCAACGACACCGATCTGCTCGACAACTGCCACTGGACGGTGCGCCGGCCCGACGAGACGGCGTACGACGTCTCCGACGGCGCGCTGCACCTGACGGCGCGACCGGGCGAGTACAACGACACCCCCAACATCATCACCCAGGCCGCACCCGAGGGCCCGTGGACCGCGACGACCAAGCTCACCTGGGACCCGCTCGACGCCGGCCAGCAGGCCGGGCTGGTGGTCGCCGGCAGCGGCGGCTCCGGCTTCGCGAAGCTGACCTTCGTCGACAAGGGCAGCGACCGGGAGTGGATCGAGTTCCTGCGCTCGTCGAGCCCGAGCAACAGCGACTTCGACTTCAGCGGCAACTGGAACACCGGCGGCGGCAGCTTCGACGGGCCGTTCCTGCCCACGAGCTTCCCCACCACGTTCTGGCTGCGCTTCACCTCCGACGGCGCCCAGCTGCGCGGGTGGTACTCCACCGACGGCGAGCAGTTCACCGAGGTCGGCGACCCGCGCGCCCTGGCCGGGATCAGCAACCCCCGCGTCGGCGTGATGGCACTCACCGGAGGCGCGGCGGGCGGCCCCGTCGCGGACTTCGACTTCTTCCGCTGGTCGGGCGTCCAGGAGGGCGAGGACCCGACCGTGACCGCCACGGCCGAGCCGACCTCCGGCACCGCGCCGCTCGACGTCGACTTCCGCGCCGAGGGCACCGACCCGGAGGGTGGGGACCTCACCTACACCTGGGACTTCGGCGTGGCCGGCACCCAGGACGACACGGCCACGGGCGCGGACGCGAGCTGGACCTACACCGATCCCGGCACCTACACGGCGACCGTGACGGTCACCGACCCCGACGGCCAGACGGGTGAGGACACCGTCGAGGTGGTGGTCGAGGAGCCGGCCGGCGGCGACGTCTTCGTCGTCGACGCGGTCGACACGGCCACCGACAACCAGTGGGTCGCCGAGCAGACCGGCACGTCGACGGTCACCGTCGAGGTGGGCGACACCGTCGAGTGGCAGTTCGACCGGGCCACGATGGGCCACGACCTGACCTCGCGTGACACCGCCGACACGTGGTCCCCGCCCCTCCAGGAGTACCGCGACGCCAACGGCGCGCCGGTGCGCTACACCTTCACCCGCCCGGGCACCTACGAGTACTGGTGCAGCATCCACGGCGCCACCATGCGCGGCACGGTGGTCGTGGAGGAGCCCGCCGAGGACAACGAACCTCCGACGGCCGAGCCGTTCGTCTCGCCGCGCACCGGGCCCGCCCCGCTCTACGTCCACTTCGAGGCCCGCGCCAGCGACGCCGACGGCGACGCCCTCACCTACCTGTGGGACTTCGGCCAGAGCGACCAGCCGTCCGACCAGTCGACGCAGTCGCACGCCCACGTGACGTACGCCGACCCCGGCAGGTACGTCGCGACCCTGACCGTCAGCGACGGCAAGGGCGGGACCTACGAGGAGGAGTTCGAGATCTCGGTCACCGGGGAGGCGCCGCGCGTCAGCGTCTCGGCCACTCCCACGAGCGGCCGTGCTCCGCTGCCCGTCGCGTTCACCATCAACGCGATCGACGACCAGGGAGGTCCGCTGACCTACACATGGGACTGGGGGGACGGGACGACGTATACCGGCCCCAAGCCGCCGCTCAACCACGTCTACACGGCTTCCGGCAGCTACACCGCCACGTTGACCGTGACCGACCCCGACGGCAACGAGGGCAGCGACAGCGTCGAGATCAGCGTCGACGCGCTGCCGGACGTCGAGGCGAGCGCCACACCCGCGAGGGGCAGCGCCCCGCTGGAGGTCGACTTCGCCACGGCGGTCACCACGGGCGGTGAGCTCACCGCCTTCGCCGACGGCACCACGACCTACCCCGAGCTGTCCGGCACCGCCTCGATGGTCCGCTCGCGGGACACCACGGTGACCACGCTGGACGTCACCGGGCTCAAGCCCTCGGCCGCCCACATGGTGCACGTGCACGAGCAGTCGTGCGCGGACGGCAACGGCGGGGCGCACTTCCGCTTCGACACCGATCTCCCCTTCAGCGAGGACAACGAGATCTGGCTGCCGTTCACCAGCGATGCGGAGGGAGCCAGCGGCGAGGTGGTGGTGACCAGCGACCAGCGTGCCGACTCCGACGCCGTCGCCATCGTGATCCACGACCCGGACAACCCGGCCAGGCGGATCGGCTGCGTCGACCTCGACCCGAGCACCGCCGGGCTCACCTACGCGTGGGACTTCGGTGACGGCGCGAAGGCCGAGGGTCCTGACCCGACGCACACCTATGCCACGCCCGGCACCTACCGGGCCACGGTGACGGTGGGCAGCGCGGACGGGACCGACACGGTCACCGACACGGTCGAGATCGTCGTCACCGGCGACGGCCCGCCCCCTCCGGGCGACACCACTCCCCCGGACACCACCATCACCAGTGGTCCGAAGGGCCACGGCCGCGGGCGGGCGGCGACGTTCGCCTTCGTCTCCACCGAGCCCGGCAGCAGGTTCGAGTGCAGCCTGGACGGCGGAGCCTGGGCGGCGTGCTCGTCACCGAAGACGTTCACCAGGCTCGGCCAGGGCGAGCACGAGCTGAAGGTGCGCGCCACCGACGCGGCGGGCAACACCGACGCCAGCCCGGCGGTCCGCACCTGGACGGTCGACCGCGGCAAGCCCAAGGTCACGGTGGTCTCCGGGAGCGAGCCGACCCGCGACCGGACGCCGACCGTCCGCGCGCGGATCAGCGACCGCCATGACCAGCTCCGGGCGAGCGACGTGACGGTGCGCTTCGGCGGCCGGTCCGCGGCGGACGTGCGGGTGACCCGCAAGGGCCTCCTCATCGCGACGTCGAGGACCCTGGCCCCCGGACGCCACCGGGTGGTGCTCGTGGTCCGCGACGAGGCGGGCAACAAGCGCGTGGTCCGCTGGTGGCTGCGGGTGCTCCGCTGA